One Peptococcaceae bacterium genomic window, AGGCAAGGATTCAGGGTTTTATTAATACCCTTTCCCCGGAATTTCGCCTGGCGCTAGTCTTACGAGATATTATCGGTTATTCCTATGAAGAGATCGCCAGGCAGTTGGAGTGCTCCCCCGGCACGGTTAAATCCCGCATCAGCAGAGCCAGGAATTATCTAAAAGAGAAGCTTCTGGCAGAGAGGGAACAAAACAACCGTCGCGAGCGTCTATACGGGTAGGAATGGGGGTAAGGAAATGGACTGCAAACATATTAAGAGTGTCCTGTCGGAATACCTGGACGAAGCCCTCACCGCTGAAGAAGCTGCTCTGGTTAAAGCTCACCTTGATGACTGCCCGGAATGCCGGGATGAGTATGAGCAGCTCCGGCAGACAGTTCAAGTGCTTTCCTCTTTGGAAGAGGTTATACCGCCAGCCGGTTTTCGCCGCGAACTTCGCCGCCAACTGGAGGAAGCGGTACTGGATAAGCTGAGCAAGAGGTTTTCATTGAAATCTCTTATACCTGTCCGTTGGAAAAGGATAAACAGGGTTCAGCTCCTGCCTGTAGCCGTGGCGTTGGCTTTAATGCTGGTTTTGATACCCTTTGTCGGAAACTACATGCCGGGTGTGGGCAGGCAGGCCGACAAAATGCCGACGGCGGATTCGCTGGGAAAAGCGGAAAGCAAGGCGGCAAATCAGCTTTCAGCGGAGGAAGAGCTGGCCAGGAAGACGGCGCCGGCGGGCAAAGGAGGCGAAGTCCAGTTCCAGTTAAGGTCCGCAGCCGAGATGCCCGAGGCGGAATCCGGGGCGGGCAACGGCCAGGCGCCGGTTGATGCGCCTCCGGTTTCGGCCCCAGAATATGCCCGCAAGATAATAAAAAATGCCGATGTTTCCTTGCAGGTCGATGATTACCAGGCCGCGGTGGAGGCCATCAAACGGCAGGTGGAAACCTCGGGAGGATATATCACGAGCGAAAACGTGAGCGCCGCTGGGGCCGGCGGGGTTGTTAGCGGTCACCTCCAGGTCAGGGTTCCTGCCGACCGGTTCGATAGTTTTCTTTCCGGCATGGAAGGAGTGGGGAAGCTCAAGTCCCGCAACATTTATACCCAGG contains:
- a CDS encoding DUF4349 domain-containing protein — encoded protein: MDCKHIKSVLSEYLDEALTAEEAALVKAHLDDCPECRDEYEQLRQTVQVLSSLEEVIPPAGFRRELRRQLEEAVLDKLSKRFSLKSLIPVRWKRINRVQLLPVAVALALMLVLIPFVGNYMPGVGRQADKMPTADSLGKAESKAANQLSAEEELARKTAPAGKGGEVQFQLRSAAEMPEAESGAGNGQAPVDAPPVSAPEYARKIIKNADVSLQVDDYQAAVEAIKRQVETSGGYITSENVSAAGAGGVVSGHLQVRVPADRFDSFLSGMEGVGKLKSRNIYTQDVTEEYIDVESRLKAMRTKEERLLAILTKSGQLSDVLAVENELASTRAQIESMQGRLRYLNNRTEFSTISINIQQVAASTQQISGEGFKDVFKKTKEAFIKAVNNIILGTGALLVFIGSAVPYLVLITVVIGIAWWLHSRKRTGNGS